GCGATCTCCGCCACGTCGGCCTGCACCCGCTGAAGCACCTGCATACCAAGCTGGCCGTGCGCCAGCTCGCGGCCACGGAAGCGCAGGGTGCACTTCACCTTGTCGCCCTCTTCGATGAACTCGAAGATCTTCTTCATCTTGGTCTGATAATCGTGGTCGTCGATGTTGGGACGCATCTTGATCTCCTTGATCTCCTGCGTCTTCTGCGACTTCCGGGCGAGATTGGCCTTTTTCTGCGCCTCGTACTTGAACTTGCCGACATCGAGGAACTTGCAGACGGGCGGATCGGCGTTGGGCGACACCTCGACGAGATTCAGCCCCAGCTCATGCGCCTCCTCGATCGC
The nucleotide sequence above comes from Sphingomonas oryzagri. Encoded proteins:
- the infC gene encoding translation initiation factor IF-3, translated to MPLNGPRFDEFINVPKVRVIDEDGENRGVMYTREAIEEAHELGLNLVEVSPNADPPVCKFLDVGKFKYEAQKKANLARKSQKTQEIKEIKMRPNIDDHDYQTKMKKIFEFIEEGDKVKCTLRFRGRELAHGQLGMQVLQRVQADVAEIAKVEQFPRMEGRQMLMVIAPK